In Nitrospiria bacterium, a single window of DNA contains:
- a CDS encoding PilZ domain-containing protein, whose product MIKRRYPRMTFLAFATVFSPKTGVSFEGSIRNLGLQGLGMFSKGYLEVNSQVEILVTFRNGSGATREERIYGKVVGINVGVDGNTFGIEFNEKIKQEKNPALYQYLHQTPTKTS is encoded by the coding sequence ATGATAAAGCGAAGATATCCAAGAATGACATTTTTGGCTTTTGCCACGGTTTTCTCTCCAAAGACAGGGGTTTCTTTTGAGGGATCAATCAGAAATTTGGGTTTGCAAGGCCTGGGAATGTTTTCTAAAGGATATTTAGAGGTTAATTCCCAAGTTGAGATTCTGGTTACTTTTAGAAATGGGTCAGGTGCCACTAGGGAAGAGCGTATTTATGGGAAGGTTGTAGGTATCAATGTAGGAGTTGACGGCAATACCTTTGGAATAGAGTTTAACGAAAAAATCAAACAGGAAAAAAATCCTGCTTTATACCAATACCTTCATCAAACGCCAACAAAAACTTCTTAA
- a CDS encoding uracil-DNA glycosylase: protein MKLKQYYEQIKDCQLCDLSKTRTHLVFGEGNPNARIVFVGEAPGKNEDLQGKPFVGAAGKILTQLLESIGLKRDDIYIANVLKCRPPENRNPKPEEIETCIPHLWKQLELIQPKVVCTLGNFATQTLLGKKIGISKVRGKYFQVKDSFVFPMYHPAATLHQGGLREVLKEDFKTLRDFINQSLEPNPDSVKYYV, encoded by the coding sequence ATGAAATTGAAACAGTATTACGAACAGATTAAAGATTGCCAGCTATGCGACCTCTCCAAAACCCGGACTCATCTGGTTTTTGGGGAAGGGAATCCAAACGCACGTATCGTTTTTGTGGGGGAGGCTCCCGGCAAAAACGAGGACCTGCAGGGAAAACCCTTTGTAGGAGCCGCAGGAAAAATTTTGACCCAGTTATTAGAGTCGATTGGTTTAAAAAGAGATGATATTTATATTGCCAATGTGCTGAAATGCAGACCTCCTGAAAACCGAAACCCAAAACCAGAAGAAATTGAAACCTGTATTCCTCACCTTTGGAAGCAATTGGAACTGATCCAACCCAAGGTGGTCTGTACGCTGGGAAACTTTGCCACCCAAACCCTTTTGGGTAAAAAAATTGGAATCAGTAAGGTCCGGGGGAAATATTTTCAGGTGAAGGATTCTTTTGTGTTTCCCATGTATCATCCGGCGGCCACTCTTCACCAAGGTGGGTTAAGAGAAGTTCTTAAAGAGGATTTTAAGACTTTAAGAGATTTCATAAACCAAAGTTTGGAGCCAAATCCTGATAGTGTAAAGTATTATGTGTGA